One Thermus sp. CCB_US3_UF1 DNA window includes the following coding sequences:
- a CDS encoding type II toxin-antitoxin system VapC family toxin, whose amino-acid sequence MRPFLLDTHAWVWFLTSPELLPSSLLARLEAARRRKALYISAITPWEVAVLAQKGRIALALESWHWLKKALQVEGIRVIPLDVGIVLDGAYMDLPHPDPADRFIAATALRLGAVLITKDANLRRHPRLDTLWE is encoded by the coding sequence TTGAGGCCTTTTCTCCTGGATACCCACGCCTGGGTTTGGTTTCTGACCAGTCCTGAGCTCCTGCCCTCGTCTCTGCTTGCTCGCCTTGAAGCGGCTAGGAGGCGAAAAGCCCTGTACATCTCCGCCATCACTCCTTGGGAGGTGGCGGTACTGGCCCAGAAGGGCCGGATTGCTTTGGCCTTGGAATCCTGGCACTGGTTGAAAAAGGCTCTACAGGTAGAGGGTATCAGGGTCATACCTTTGGATGTGGGGATTGTCCTGGATGGTGCCTATATGGACTTGCCTCATCCTGACCCTGCTGACCGCTTTATCGCTGCGACGGCTCTACGCCTAGGTGCGGTTTTGATAACCAAGGATGCCAACCTGAGACGGCACCCTAGGTTAGACACCCTGTGGGAATGA
- a CDS encoding ParA family protein — protein MKRERLVPLPEWARREGISESLARKWIREGRLEAVRLGHYWYVPEVVEGPEGRGQAYTLFTHAGGAGKTSLARDLGFELASRGYRVLLVDADPQANLTAWLGVEPGSVADEETLLRVIRHDTLPQPRPVGRNLFLIPASVNLAVGELELDRKPLGALALRTALERREGYDLVLVDSLPSLGSLAVMAALAGDGLLVPVETGAKGVQALQAVVQVAKEYREALRKVAPEAVAGRAHIIRAFIPTKYDARTQGDNRVLQLIGELEEVAPVAPKVAYRPGPHRKATEEGVPIHAAGDKEAVEEIARLADFLLERVFRLEGVPA, from the coding sequence ATGAAACGGGAAAGGTTGGTGCCCCTGCCGGAGTGGGCGCGGCGGGAAGGGATCTCCGAAAGCCTGGCCCGGAAGTGGATCCGGGAGGGCCGCCTCGAGGCCGTCCGCCTGGGCCACTACTGGTACGTCCCCGAGGTGGTGGAGGGGCCCGAGGGCCGGGGCCAGGCCTACACCCTCTTCACCCACGCCGGAGGGGCAGGCAAGACCTCGCTGGCCCGGGACCTGGGGTTTGAGCTGGCTTCCCGGGGGTACCGGGTCCTCCTGGTGGACGCCGACCCCCAGGCCAACCTCACCGCCTGGCTGGGGGTGGAGCCCGGGAGCGTGGCCGACGAGGAAACCCTCCTGCGGGTGATCCGCCACGACACCCTCCCCCAACCCCGGCCGGTGGGCCGCAACCTCTTCCTCATCCCCGCCTCGGTGAACCTGGCCGTGGGGGAGCTGGAGCTGGACCGCAAGCCCCTGGGGGCCCTGGCCCTGCGCACGGCCCTGGAGCGGCGGGAGGGCTACGACCTGGTCCTGGTGGACTCCCTCCCCTCCTTGGGCTCCCTGGCGGTGATGGCCGCCCTGGCCGGGGACGGCCTCCTGGTGCCGGTGGAAACCGGGGCCAAGGGGGTGCAGGCCCTGCAGGCGGTGGTCCAGGTGGCCAAGGAGTACCGGGAAGCCCTGAGGAAGGTGGCCCCCGAGGCCGTGGCGGGCCGCGCCCACATCATCCGCGCCTTCATCCCCACCAAGTACGACGCCCGTACCCAAGGGGATAACCGCGTCCTCCAGCTCATCGGGGAGCTGGAGGAGGTAGCCCCCGTGGCCCCCAAGGTGGCCTACCGCCCCGGGCCCCACCGCAAGGCCACGGAGGAGGGGGTGCCCATCCACGCCGCCGGGGACAAGGAGGCCGTGGAGGAGATCGCCCGGCTGGCCGACTTCCTCCTGGAACGGGTGTTCCGCCTCGAGGGGGTGCCGGCATGA
- a CDS encoding tetratricopeptide repeat protein, producing the protein MLRTLGGLWWEGQPFRRTKPLLLLAYLALEGPKPRRHLAELFWPGAQDGLNSLSVALNQLRPLGVVEGGEVLSARVESDVGALLAALRAGDLEGVRRLYRGAFLEGLDLPLGEELEEWVWARREALALEVYRLFARRARAHFALGLAEEGRALLGEALALGGVRHAVEVAEEPPPHPQPLPREVRRAYWAFHLLPGKAPEVCPLEPEALERLHEEGLLSPGGYPLLPLGLEALPPEAQEVALELARRLPLREALPLYRLARFFWTEEDRRRAGQALLAEARRWLSENPLQGLELLQGLPRDPQVQLLRARALERLGRYGEALEELEGLEEEDPEAAAVRGGILFRLGRVGEALAEAERAAGGSPWAQGEAWNLRGLLAFSQGRFAEAAALFARAAVRFLAAGETARQVDALNNRAVALVEGGSPEAEGVLAEALRAAGEAPLLRARVLLNLGVVRERQGRPEEAEALYRASLEAAERAGSLEALGRAWNNLGALFHRQGRLGEAEAAYRQALALAKEGREWVLTAAVLANLAELQGDPASLEEAIALLQEARYTVLAERYRARLEAFRGR; encoded by the coding sequence ATGCTCAGGACCCTGGGTGGACTTTGGTGGGAAGGCCAACCCTTTCGCCGGACCAAGCCCCTCCTCCTCCTGGCCTACCTGGCCCTCGAGGGCCCCAAGCCCCGGCGCCACCTGGCGGAGCTCTTCTGGCCTGGGGCCCAGGACGGCCTCAACAGCCTCTCGGTGGCCCTGAACCAGCTGCGCCCCCTAGGGGTGGTGGAAGGGGGAGAGGTGCTTTCCGCCCGGGTGGAAAGCGACGTGGGGGCCTTGCTGGCGGCCCTCCGGGCCGGGGACCTGGAAGGGGTCCGCCGCCTGTACCGCGGGGCCTTTCTGGAGGGGCTGGACCTGCCCTTGGGCGAGGAGCTGGAGGAGTGGGTATGGGCGCGGCGGGAGGCCCTCGCCCTGGAGGTCTACCGCCTCTTTGCCCGGCGGGCCCGGGCCCATTTCGCCCTGGGCCTGGCCGAGGAGGGGCGGGCCCTGCTCGGGGAGGCCCTGGCCCTGGGGGGGGTGCGCCACGCGGTGGAGGTGGCCGAGGAACCTCCTCCCCATCCCCAACCCCTCCCCCGGGAGGTGCGCAGGGCCTACTGGGCCTTCCACCTCCTGCCCGGCAAGGCCCCGGAGGTGTGCCCCTTGGAGCCCGAGGCCTTGGAGCGCCTCCACGAGGAAGGCCTCCTCAGCCCGGGCGGCTACCCCTTGCTCCCCTTGGGCCTCGAGGCCCTGCCCCCGGAGGCCCAGGAGGTGGCCCTGGAGCTGGCCCGCCGCCTTCCCTTGCGGGAGGCCTTGCCCCTGTACCGCCTGGCCCGCTTCTTCTGGACCGAGGAGGACCGCCGCCGGGCCGGGCAGGCCCTCCTGGCGGAGGCGCGGCGCTGGCTTTCGGAAAACCCCCTGCAGGGCCTGGAGCTTCTCCAGGGCCTGCCCCGGGACCCCCAGGTCCAGCTCCTCAGGGCCAGGGCCCTGGAGCGGCTTGGCCGCTATGGGGAAGCCCTGGAGGAGCTGGAGGGCCTGGAGGAGGAAGACCCCGAGGCCGCGGCGGTGCGCGGGGGCATCCTCTTCCGCTTGGGGAGGGTGGGGGAGGCCCTGGCCGAGGCGGAAAGGGCTGCGGGCGGAAGCCCCTGGGCCCAGGGGGAGGCCTGGAACCTCCGGGGCCTCCTCGCCTTCAGCCAGGGCCGCTTCGCCGAGGCTGCCGCCCTCTTCGCCCGGGCAGCGGTGCGCTTTCTGGCGGCAGGCGAGACCGCCCGCCAGGTGGACGCCCTGAACAACCGGGCCGTGGCCCTGGTGGAGGGAGGGAGCCCGGAGGCTGAGGGGGTGCTGGCCGAGGCCCTGCGGGCGGCGGGGGAGGCTCCCCTTCTGCGGGCCCGGGTTCTCCTGAACCTGGGGGTGGTGCGGGAGCGGCAGGGCAGGCCAGAGGAGGCCGAGGCCCTCTACCGGGCCTCCCTGGAGGCGGCGGAGCGGGCGGGGAGCCTCGAGGCCTTGGGCCGTGCCTGGAACAACCTGGGGGCCCTCTTCCACCGCCAAGGGCGCCTTGGGGAGGCCGAGGCCGCCTACCGCCAGGCCCTGGCCCTGGCCAAGGAGGGGCGGGAGTGGGTGCTCACCGCCGCGGTTCTGGCCAACCTGGCCGAGCTCCAGGGGGACCCCGCCAGCCTGGAGGAGGCCATCGCCCTGCTGCAGGAGGCCCGGTACACCGTCCTGGCCGAGCGCTACCGGGCCCGCCTCGAGGCGTTCAGGGGGCGTTAA
- a CDS encoding ParB/RepB/Spo0J family partition protein codes for MSAIRAYLKGLVEEAKRPATSTLPLAELVPRPQPRRRFDEASLATLADSIRAHGVLEPLLVRPVGEGRYEIIAGERRYRAARMAGLSEVPVVVLEADEKTAQALALMENLQREDLNPYEETLGVLDLLALELGREREEVVGLLHRMRDERKGKVPHNVMGSPEAGKVEEVFRLLGRMTWESFVQNRLPLLRLPPDLREALEEGSIPYTAALELKKVKDEGVRKGLLAEARAGLPLRELRVRVRQALKRPAPPPPWHKEVAARLARLDLESLPEAKRQEVEKHLKALRQLLAE; via the coding sequence ATGAGCGCCATCCGCGCCTACCTCAAGGGTCTGGTGGAGGAGGCCAAGCGCCCCGCCACCTCCACCCTGCCCCTGGCCGAGCTGGTGCCCCGGCCCCAGCCCCGGCGCCGCTTTGACGAGGCCTCCTTGGCCACTCTCGCCGACTCGATCCGGGCCCACGGGGTCCTGGAGCCCCTCCTGGTCCGGCCCGTGGGGGAGGGGCGGTACGAGATCATCGCCGGGGAGAGGCGGTACCGGGCGGCCCGGATGGCAGGCCTTTCAGAGGTGCCTGTGGTGGTCCTGGAGGCCGACGAGAAGACCGCCCAGGCCCTAGCCCTCATGGAGAACCTCCAGCGGGAGGACCTCAACCCCTACGAGGAGACCCTCGGGGTCCTGGACCTCCTGGCCCTGGAGCTGGGCCGGGAGCGGGAGGAGGTGGTGGGCCTCCTGCACCGGATGCGGGATGAACGAAAGGGGAAAGTTCCCCATAACGTTATGGGGAGCCCCGAGGCAGGAAAGGTGGAAGAGGTCTTCCGCCTCCTTGGCCGCATGACCTGGGAGAGCTTCGTCCAGAACCGCCTTCCCCTCCTCCGCCTCCCCCCTGACCTCCGGGAGGCCCTGGAGGAGGGCTCCATCCCTTACACCGCGGCCTTGGAGTTGAAGAAGGTGAAGGACGAGGGAGTCAGGAAGGGCCTCCTGGCGGAAGCCAGGGCCGGCCTCCCCTTGCGGGAGCTGAGGGTGCGGGTGCGGCAAGCCCTGAAGCGCCCCGCCCCTCCCCCGCCCTGGCACAAGGAGGTGGCGGCCAGGCTGGCCCGGCTGGACCTAGAGAGCCTTCCCGAGGCCAAGCGGCAGGAGGTGGAGAAGCATCTAAAAGCCTTGCGGCAGCTACTTGCAGAGTAG
- a CDS encoding S8 family serine peptidase, whose protein sequence is MTQRAKGLWLVWVLLGAWLAGCGPSEPSLTLYPSRAVPGEEVEARLSGMGGLEARVYVGEVEAEVTAREVRAVRFRVPALPGGPKPVRVVSGSQEAQGTLGLLGRVDPSRVLLRLPLGREPRLPKGFTLLRQDSLSACGFALAELGYSGEALGRALEELEAQDPAYKADPESLWSLGGVSGGEAVGAPLAHRRGRTGKGVRVAVLDTGVDAAIPQLPGYDFVEDDPVPQDAFPGGHGTGAAGLVKEVAPDAQIVPVRVCDGNGVCRASRVVRGVCWVVANRQGPTVLSLSLGGDTPVEALRLALEAALAQGLPVAAAAGNQGNQGSPAHYPAALDLPGLVAVGALEEVQGEWKPAAYSTRGTYVDLAAPGTDLDCVLPGGGRGSCTGTSFATPLVAGAMALWLEAQPGLTPAQVQGHLMQSAKALPQPTQAVGAGMLDLGQAP, encoded by the coding sequence ATGACCCAACGCGCCAAGGGCTTATGGCTGGTCTGGGTGCTCTTGGGGGCCTGGCTTGCGGGGTGTGGCCCTTCGGAGCCCTCCCTCACCCTCTACCCCTCCCGGGCGGTTCCGGGGGAGGAGGTGGAGGCCAGGCTTTCGGGGATGGGGGGGCTGGAGGCCCGGGTCTACGTGGGGGAGGTGGAGGCGGAGGTGACGGCCCGTGAGGTCCGGGCGGTCCGCTTCCGGGTCCCCGCCCTTCCTGGGGGCCCCAAACCGGTCCGGGTGGTGTCGGGGAGCCAGGAGGCCCAGGGCACCTTGGGCCTCCTGGGCCGGGTGGACCCTAGCCGGGTCCTCCTGCGCCTGCCCCTGGGCCGCGAGCCCCGTCTGCCCAAGGGGTTCACCCTCCTCCGCCAGGATTCCCTTTCCGCCTGCGGCTTTGCCCTGGCCGAGCTGGGGTACAGCGGGGAGGCCCTGGGAAGGGCCTTGGAGGAACTGGAGGCCCAGGACCCGGCCTACAAGGCCGATCCGGAAAGCCTCTGGAGCCTGGGGGGTGTTTCGGGCGGGGAGGCCGTGGGGGCGCCCCTGGCCCATAGGCGGGGGCGCACGGGCAAAGGGGTGCGGGTGGCCGTGCTGGACACCGGGGTGGACGCGGCTATCCCCCAGCTTCCCGGCTACGACTTCGTGGAGGACGACCCCGTCCCCCAGGATGCCTTCCCCGGGGGCCACGGCACCGGGGCCGCCGGGCTGGTGAAGGAGGTGGCCCCTGACGCCCAGATCGTCCCGGTGCGGGTATGCGACGGGAACGGGGTCTGCCGGGCCAGCCGGGTGGTGCGGGGGGTGTGCTGGGTGGTGGCCAACCGCCAGGGGCCCACGGTGCTCAGCCTGAGCCTGGGCGGGGATACCCCGGTGGAGGCCCTGCGCTTGGCCCTCGAGGCCGCCCTGGCCCAGGGCCTCCCCGTGGCCGCGGCCGCGGGCAACCAGGGGAACCAGGGGAGCCCGGCCCACTACCCCGCAGCCCTGGACCTTCCCGGCCTGGTGGCGGTGGGGGCCTTGGAAGAGGTCCAGGGGGAGTGGAAGCCCGCGGCCTACAGCACCCGGGGGACCTACGTGGACCTCGCCGCCCCCGGCACCGACCTGGACTGCGTCCTTCCGGGTGGGGGCAGGGGAAGCTGCACCGGCACCTCCTTCGCCACCCCCCTGGTGGCCGGGGCCATGGCCCTTTGGCTGGAGGCCCAGCCGGGCCTCACCCCGGCCCAGGTACAAGGCCACTTGATGCAGAGCGCCAAAGCCCTTCCCCAACCGACCCAAGCGGTGGGGGCGGGGATGCTGGACCTGGGGCAGGCCCCCTGA
- a CDS encoding type II toxin-antitoxin system Phd/YefM family antitoxin has translation MRVSKAYFKAHALELLRQVEATGEPLILTHRGKPVLEVRPYREENPLEELRGTLLRYEGPTEPTEGVWEALR, from the coding sequence ATGAGGGTTTCCAAGGCTTACTTCAAGGCGCATGCCCTGGAACTCCTTCGCCAGGTAGAGGCCACGGGGGAACCCCTTATCCTCACCCACAGGGGAAAGCCCGTTTTGGAGGTCCGCCCCTACCGGGAGGAGAACCCCTTAGAGGAGCTCAGGGGCACCCTCCTCCGCTATGAGGGACCCACAGAACCCACGGAGGGGGTTTGGGAGGCCCTCCGTTGA
- a CDS encoding AAA family ATPase, translated as MIIPRRLEPILEARLREVPVVVLTGPRQAGKTTLALRVGERWGALYLDLESERDRAKLAEPELYLEGFWGRLVILDEVHRMPGLFPVLRSLVDRARRGHRADLYLLLGSVSPEVSRQAGESLAGRAGYKRGCGGLQSPPLSRVGCSSPPRGPVGHTAW; from the coding sequence ATGATTATCCCTCGCCGCCTGGAACCCATCCTGGAGGCGCGGTTGCGGGAGGTGCCGGTGGTGGTCCTCACCGGTCCCCGCCAGGCGGGGAAGACCACCCTAGCCCTCAGGGTAGGGGAGCGCTGGGGGGCCCTCTACCTGGACCTGGAGTCGGAGCGGGACCGGGCCAAGCTGGCCGAGCCTGAGCTCTACCTGGAGGGCTTTTGGGGCCGCCTGGTGATCCTGGACGAGGTGCACCGCATGCCGGGGCTCTTTCCCGTCCTCCGCAGCCTGGTGGACCGGGCGCGGCGGGGCCACAGGGCCGACCTCTACCTTCTCCTCGGCTCGGTCTCCCCGGAAGTGTCCCGGCAGGCGGGGGAGAGCTTGGCGGGAAGGGCGGGTTACAAAAGGGGGTGTGGGGGGCTGCAAAGCCCACCTCTTTCAAGGGTGGGATGTAGCAGCCCCCCACGTGGTCCCGTGGGCCACACAGCATGGTGA
- a CDS encoding DUF4143 domain-containing protein, translating into MGKRLVKTPKLYLRDSGLVHALLGLPHREALLGHPVVGASWEGFVVENLLRVLPWGAEAFFYRTRAGAEVDLVVRFPSGTLWAVEAKRSLTPRPTRGFFEALGDLNPERAFVVYPGEEAFPVAPGVEALPLRALMARLGGAP; encoded by the coding sequence GTGGGCAAGCGCCTGGTCAAAACCCCCAAGCTCTACCTGAGGGACTCGGGCTTGGTACATGCCCTTTTGGGTCTTCCCCACCGGGAGGCCCTCCTGGGTCACCCGGTGGTGGGTGCGAGCTGGGAGGGCTTTGTGGTGGAGAACCTGCTGCGGGTCCTGCCCTGGGGGGCCGAGGCCTTCTTCTACCGCACCCGTGCCGGGGCCGAGGTGGACCTGGTGGTCCGCTTCCCTTCCGGGACCCTCTGGGCGGTGGAGGCCAAACGGAGCCTCACCCCCAGGCCCACCCGGGGCTTCTTTGAGGCCCTTGGGGATCTGAACCCCGAGAGGGCCTTCGTGGTCTACCCAGGGGAGGAGGCCTTCCCGGTGGCTCCCGGGGTGGAGGCCCTGCCCCTGCGCGCCCTCATGGCCAGGCTTGGAGGGGCTCCCTAG
- a CDS encoding DUF1156 domain-containing protein has protein sequence MRARLLRQVEGAVDLKRLERLLQNALAKEVLSPKQVQALRLELERAEARKLRPHFLGSFFREALERLGGSVHLREAGRMEVSFVPPRVRQARPGILRSYQRVTFHKDKVALPGKPLDHVKDPQEALDPRKGVVAEAQYEIAKSLAQSLGKTPPASTNDRETIAALLEEAPPVLDPFAGGGTIPLEAQRLGLRAYASDLNPVAVLINKALVEIPPRFLGLLPVNPEYRAKAREGEALPGAKGLAWDVRHYGAWVREEARRRIGHLYPELNGETVIAWLWAHTVTCPSPGCRAETPLVRSFWLSKKRGREAFVVPEVRSGQVFFRVERGGEPPVEGTVNRKGARCLVCGTPFSLEHVRQEGRAGRLGAKLMALMTEGKGGRNYHAPNEEHEAIAHQALPTWKPLTQLVHDPRNIWCVQYGLATHADLFTPRQLLALATFADLVDEARERVYQDALQAGMPDDDTPLAEGGRGARAYAEAVGVYLALAVGRLVDYHPALCSWHTSRENIRNTFTRQALPMVWDLAEANPFSQSSGSWDNMLEWVATALEALPAHPPGQARQLNAQESVNGVPTPPLISTDPPYYDNISYAILSDFFYVWLRKTLEPTYPDLFRTLLTPKAEELVADPYRHGSKEAAKRHFEEGMRQVFRNLRQKAHPDYPLTLYYAFKQQEEEADEEGNGAPTLASTGWETFLQGLVDAGFQITATWPMRTELANRPQGQGSNALASSIVLVCRPRPQDAPLATRQEFLRALRQELPEALRKLTQGSIPPVDLAQSAIGPGMAVFSRYRQVVEPSGRALSVREALVLINSVLDEFLAEEEAELDSATRFAIAWYEQYGYGEGPFGDAETLAKAKNVAVAALEEGGILRAKAGKVRLLKPEEYPEGWDPQTDRRLSAWEVAHQLIRALKQAGESAAATLLSQVPPDLAEGARALAYRLYGIAERKGRTEEAQDFNLLAGSYGHLHVEAARRRGAVQGELF, from the coding sequence GTGCGGGCCCGGCTTTTGCGCCAGGTGGAAGGGGCCGTGGACCTCAAGCGCCTGGAACGCCTGCTGCAAAACGCCCTGGCCAAGGAGGTTCTGAGCCCCAAACAGGTACAGGCCCTTCGGCTGGAACTGGAGCGGGCCGAGGCCAGGAAGCTCCGACCCCACTTCCTGGGAAGCTTCTTCCGCGAGGCCTTGGAGCGCCTGGGGGGCAGCGTGCACCTGCGGGAAGCGGGACGGATGGAGGTGAGCTTCGTCCCTCCCCGGGTGCGCCAGGCCAGGCCCGGCATCCTGAGGAGCTACCAGCGGGTCACCTTCCACAAGGACAAGGTGGCCCTGCCCGGCAAGCCCTTGGACCATGTGAAGGACCCCCAAGAAGCCCTGGACCCCAGGAAAGGGGTGGTGGCCGAGGCCCAGTATGAGATTGCCAAAAGCCTGGCCCAAAGCTTAGGCAAAACCCCGCCAGCTTCCACGAACGACCGTGAGACCATAGCGGCCCTGCTGGAGGAAGCTCCTCCCGTGCTGGACCCCTTCGCCGGCGGCGGCACCATTCCCCTGGAGGCCCAGCGCCTGGGGCTTAGGGCCTACGCCTCCGACCTCAACCCCGTGGCCGTACTCATCAACAAGGCCCTGGTGGAAATCCCACCCCGTTTCCTTGGCCTTTTGCCCGTTAACCCAGAGTACCGGGCCAAGGCCAGGGAAGGAGAGGCCCTGCCAGGGGCCAAGGGCCTGGCCTGGGACGTGCGCCACTACGGGGCCTGGGTGCGGGAGGAGGCCAGGAGGCGCATCGGCCACCTCTACCCCGAGCTGAACGGGGAAACCGTCATCGCCTGGCTTTGGGCCCACACCGTAACCTGCCCCAGCCCCGGCTGCCGCGCGGAAACTCCCTTGGTGCGCTCCTTCTGGCTTTCCAAAAAGAGGGGCAGGGAAGCCTTTGTGGTGCCCGAGGTGCGTTCCGGGCAGGTGTTCTTCCGGGTGGAAAGGGGAGGGGAACCCCCGGTGGAGGGCACCGTGAACCGCAAGGGGGCCCGGTGCCTGGTATGCGGAACCCCCTTTTCCCTGGAGCATGTGCGCCAAGAGGGAAGGGCGGGACGCCTGGGGGCCAAACTAATGGCCCTCATGACGGAGGGGAAGGGAGGCAGGAACTACCACGCGCCAAACGAGGAACACGAGGCGATTGCCCACCAAGCCTTGCCAACCTGGAAACCCTTGACCCAGCTCGTCCACGACCCCAGGAACATCTGGTGCGTGCAGTACGGCCTCGCTACCCACGCCGACCTCTTCACCCCCCGCCAGCTCCTGGCCCTGGCCACCTTCGCCGACCTGGTGGACGAAGCCCGGGAAAGGGTCTACCAAGACGCCCTCCAAGCCGGCATGCCTGATGACGATACCCCCCTGGCCGAGGGAGGCCGGGGCGCTAGAGCGTACGCGGAAGCGGTGGGGGTGTACCTGGCCCTGGCTGTGGGGAGGCTTGTGGACTACCACCCAGCCCTTTGCAGCTGGCACACAAGCAGGGAAAATATTAGGAATACCTTCACCCGGCAAGCCCTCCCCATGGTATGGGACCTTGCTGAGGCCAACCCCTTTAGCCAATCGTCTGGAAGCTGGGACAACATGCTGGAATGGGTAGCCACCGCCCTGGAAGCCCTCCCCGCCCATCCTCCCGGCCAGGCCCGGCAGCTCAATGCCCAGGAGTCCGTGAACGGCGTACCCACCCCACCCCTCATTTCCACTGATCCCCCCTACTATGACAACATCAGTTATGCTATCCTTTCGGACTTCTTCTATGTTTGGTTGCGCAAAACCCTAGAACCCACCTATCCCGACCTCTTCCGCACCCTTCTTACCCCCAAGGCCGAAGAGCTGGTGGCCGACCCCTACCGCCACGGAAGCAAAGAGGCCGCCAAGCGCCACTTTGAGGAGGGCATGCGCCAGGTCTTCCGGAACCTGCGCCAAAAGGCCCACCCGGACTACCCTTTAACCCTCTACTACGCCTTCAAGCAACAAGAAGAGGAGGCGGACGAGGAGGGCAATGGCGCCCCCACCCTGGCCTCCACGGGGTGGGAAACCTTTCTGCAGGGCCTGGTGGACGCGGGCTTCCAGATCACCGCCACCTGGCCCATGCGCACCGAGCTGGCCAACCGCCCCCAGGGCCAGGGGTCCAACGCCCTGGCCTCCTCCATCGTCCTGGTCTGCCGCCCCCGGCCCCAAGACGCCCCCTTGGCCACCCGGCAGGAGTTTCTCCGGGCCCTGCGCCAGGAGCTTCCGGAGGCCCTAAGAAAACTTACCCAGGGGAGCATTCCCCCTGTGGACCTAGCCCAAAGCGCCATCGGCCCGGGCATGGCCGTCTTCAGCCGCTACCGCCAGGTGGTGGAGCCCAGCGGCCGGGCCCTTTCCGTGCGGGAGGCCCTCGTCCTCATCAACAGCGTCCTGGACGAGTTCCTGGCCGAGGAGGAGGCCGAGCTGGACAGCGCCACCCGCTTCGCCATCGCCTGGTACGAGCAGTATGGGTATGGGGAAGGCCCCTTCGGGGACGCAGAAACCCTGGCCAAGGCCAAGAACGTGGCCGTGGCCGCCCTGGAGGAGGGCGGCATCCTGCGGGCCAAGGCGGGCAAGGTGCGCCTTCTGAAGCCGGAGGAGTACCCCGAAGGCTGGGACCCCCAAACGGACCGCCGCCTCAGCGCCTGGGAGGTGGCCCACCAGCTCATCCGCGCCCTAAAGCAAGCAGGGGAGAGCGCCGCCGCCACCCTCCTGTCCCAGGTACCACCCGACCTGGCCGAGGGAGCCCGGGCCCTGGCTTACCGCCTCTACGGCATCGCCGAGCGCAAGGGACGCACCGAGGAAGCCCAGGACTTCAACCTCCTGGCGGGCAGCTACGGCCACCTCCACGTGGAAGCCGCCCGGAGACGGGGCGCGGTGCAGGGGGAGCTGTTCTAA
- a CDS encoding helicase-related protein has product MNLQQAHLLINYDLPWNPARLEQRFGRIHRIGQTEVYLVAENTREGEVYRRLLAKLEEASRALGGKVFDVLGQLF; this is encoded by the coding sequence GTGAACCTCCAGCAGGCCCACCTCCTCATCAACTACGATCTCCCCTGGAACCCCGCCCGCCTGGAGCAGCGCTTTGGCCGCATCCACCGCATCGGCCAGACCGAGGTCTACCTGGTGGCGGAGAACACCCGGGAGGGGGAGGTATACCGGCGGCTCCTGGCCAAACTGGAAGAGGCCAGCCGGGCCCTCGGGGGAAAGGTGTTTGACGTGCTGGGCCAGCTCTTCTAG